Proteins encoded within one genomic window of Cydia pomonella isolate Wapato2018A chromosome 12, ilCydPomo1, whole genome shotgun sequence:
- the LOC133523855 gene encoding putative sodium-coupled neutral amino acid transporter 10 — translation MGTTGQSITLANSIIGVGILAMPFCFQKCGVLLATLILLSMGLVSRLCCHFLLKSALLARRRNFEFLAFHVFGSAGKMAVELGIIGFLMGTCIAYFVVVGDLGPQIIAKMFNINQSDILRTSIMVIVSLVCVLPLGLLRNVDSLSNVSAATIGFYFCLVIKVISEATSQLLTSEWGTVEHWKPEGVLQCVPIFSMALFCQTQLFEIFESMPTLSLEKMNVVTKNAINICTAVYFTLGLFGYIAFNKHDISGNILMSLSPTMASDVIKLGFVMSLAFSFPLIIFPCRASLYSFLYRKVHSSQHDHIITHSIPAATFRAITAGIVGAALAASLLLPNVELVLGLLGASVGVLVCVAFPAACFLHLTCKNTNERVLAKVVLVLGLGIMVLGTYANLQAAEHAPDKYDSITQERIDKIVEDFFQSRQLEDGGIIKAAPKIEIDKVSKEDVKHDKEKVADSEVQPPNPVPPESQPDETPKDPPRPEIVRKKPETSEKQQEDTPKQVKQESDKVSKTHPKNIKITDEKRSNGDTKQEKKIDSQLKEEIKQMSNQQKIDLLKQAQLAETIKQHGEEQKELIKEQKEILDNIIKTKQEIQQDKNEAKKIAVESIQKIANVAIQSLSAVSEQPSEGKIEHENTANEAVKKIADVAVEAIKEIKDKPIEALPLLNNVAAQVPDVIIAPIQNSVNEVKQNEPIAQNPVQNVLKPAKSNDIILENNEGKVDLNNNILPAVHNHDIGESNNVVAKNNLKANKPQEFNNVPPIVQNPVVENSNPVENKPLPPSNNNVPIQEVNPKNVPETPVDQKTHSHSPDEPQSYKQGEDLQKKPDVRANILNVPLPLAMNANKLKSAEVKQVVDNPIDVQNGVKQPNNDIENNEKSRQKRETVDCLNKATLRAEDKEVCKSLDSPEILPKVDLNELPKLPVDLNMVHQIRSLKSYDEEKRR, via the exons ATGGGTACGACAGGCCAGTCGATCACGTTGGCCAACAGTATTATAGGTGTTGGAATCCTGGCGATGCCGTTTTGTTTTCAAAAA TGTGGAGTTTTACTGGCTACGCTAATATTATTGTCGATGGGGCTCGTGTCCAGACTCTGCTGTCACTTTCTGCTCAAATCTGCACTTCTGGCTCGGAGGAGAAACTTTGAGTTTCTGG CATTCCACGTGTTTGGGTCTGCGGGCAAGATGGCAGTAGAGCTGGGCATAATTGGCTTCCTCATGGGCACCTGCATAGCCTACTTTGTGGTTGTCGGAGACCTGGGACCTCAGATCATTGCTAAAATGTTTAACATCAATCAGAGTGACATACTCAG AACATCCATAATGGTGATAGTGTCCTTGGTGTGTGTGCTGCCCCTTGGCCTTCTGAGGAATGTCGACAGCCTGAGTAATGTCTCTGCCGCCACCATCGGTTTCTACTTCTGTTTGGTTATAAAG GTGATATCAGAGGCCACTTCGCAGCTCCTCACATCAGAATGGGGTACAGTCGAGCACTGGAAGCCCGAGGGAGTGCTGCAGTGTGTTCCTATTTTCTCCATGGCGCTTTTCTGTCAGAC GCAACTGTTCGAGATCTTCGAGTCCATGCCGACCTTGTCCTTAGAGAAGATGAACGTGGTGACCAAGAACGCCATAAATATCTGCACGGCCGTGTACTTCACCCTTGGTCTTTTTGGCTACATTGCATTTAATAAACACGATATTTCTG GCAACATCCTCATGAGCTTAAGTCCGACCATGGCGAGCGACGTCATCAAGCTGGGCTTCGTCATGTCGCTGGCCTTCAGCTTCCCGCTCATCATCTTTCCCTGCCGAGCCAGCTTGTACTCGTTCCTCTATAGAAAG GTGCACTCGTCGCAGCACGACCACATCATCACCCACTCCATCCCCGCGGCCACGTTCCGCGCCATCACCGCGGGCATCGTGGGCGCCGCGCTGGCCGCGTCGCTGCTGCTGCCCAACGTGGAGCTGGTGCTGGGGCTGCTGGGCGCCTCCGTCGGCGTGCTCGTCTGCGTCGCCTTCCCGGCCGCCTGCTTCCTCCACCTCACCTGCAAGAATACCAACGAAAGGGTTCTAGCTAAG GTGGTACTGGTCCTGGGCCTGGGCATCATGGTCCTCGGCACGTACGCCAACCTGCAGGCGGCGGAGCACGCGCCGGACAAGTACGACAGCATCACGCAGGAGCGCATCGACAAGATCGTCGAGGACTTCTTCCAGTCCAGGCAGCTGGAAGATGGCG GTATCATCAAAGCAGCGCCGAAAATCGAAATCGATAAAGTTTCAAAAGAAGATGTAAAGCACGACAAAGAAAAAGTCGCAGACTCGGAAGTGCAACCGCCCAATCCGGTGCCTCCAGAATCACAACCTGATGAGACGCCGAAGGATCCTCCTCGTCCCGAGATAGTCAGAAAGAAGCCTGAAACATCAGAAAAGCAGCAAGAGGACACACCCAAACAAGTCAAGCAAGAATCAGACAAAGTTTCAAAGACACATCCGaagaacataaaaataacagaCGAAAAGCGTTCAAACGGTgacacaaaacaggaaaaaaagaTAGATTCTCAattgaaagaagaaataaaacaaatgagcAATCAACAAAAAATTGATCTTCTCAAACAAGCGCAACTAGCGGAGACCATCAAACAACATGGAGAAGAACAGAAAGAGTTAATCAAAGAGCAGAAAGAAATTCTAGATAATATTATTAAGACCAAGCAAGAGATACAGCAAGATAAAAACGAAGCGAAGAAAATTGCAGTGGAAAGTATTCAGAAGATAGCAAATGTGGCGATACAGAGTTTAAGTGCTGTTTCAGAACAACCTTCTGAAGGTAAAATAGAGCATGAGAACACCGCCAATGAGGCGGTGAAGAAAATAGCCGACGTGGCCGTTGAAGctattaaagaaattaaagaCAAACCGATAGAAGCCTTGCCTTTACTCAATAACGTTGCTGCTCAAGTTCCTGATGTCATAATAGCACCAATACAAAATAGTGTAAACGAAGTGAAACAAAATGAACCAATTGCTCAAAATCCTGTACAAAATGTTTTGAAACCAGCCAAATCAAACGATATCATTTTGGAAAACAATGAAGGAAAGGTAGATCTAAATAATAACATCCTACCTGCTGTACATAATCATGATATAGGGGAAAGTAATAATGTCGTTGCAAAAAATAATCTAAAGGCAAATAAACCTCAGGAATTCAATAATGTTCCACCTATAGTTCAAAACCCTGTAGTAGAAAATAGTAATCCAGTGGAAAATAAGCCTCTACCGCCATCCAATAATAATGTGCCTATACAAGAAGTAAATCCTAAAAATGTCCCTGAAACACCAGTAGATCAGAAGACACATTCGCATTCACCAGATGAACCACAGTCTTACAAACAAGGCGAAGATTTGCAGAAAAAACCCGACGTACGAGCGAATATTCTAAACGTACCTTTACCACTTGCAATGAATGCAAACAAACTTAAATCAGCCGAAGTTAAACAAGTAGTGGATAACCCTATAGatgttcaaaatggtgttaAACAACCAAATAATGatatagaaaataatgaaaagtcAAGACAGAAGCGTGAAACAGTAGATTGCTTGAATAAAGCTACATTAAGAGCTGAAGATAAAGAAGTATGTAAGAGTT